A genomic region of Manihot esculenta cultivar AM560-2 chromosome 15, M.esculenta_v8, whole genome shotgun sequence contains the following coding sequences:
- the LOC110601436 gene encoding protein TIFY 6b isoform X1, whose translation MERDFMGLNLKEPLPLVKEEVNSDGYKEIGFNKGSGIHWPFSNKVSALPHLNSFKASQEDKAKRLVSDSSLSPGFLSISTADAFDSKQKQFMAETQKSFNHDRQSGSHFTLTAYPVQHGVHSMHHPHDMKMFPFSNYASSISMSNPFFKNYQATSGQNIAGATLNPQLLGGIPVVSPQTNLPTVGFVTGMTESCVKASRSPPQMTIFYAGTVNVYDDVSPEKVQAIMFLAGNGSSISSNMAQSNIQVQTPSSKPIATDVSPVNLSVTIPPCSRLSSPVSFSSQTGAQSGSGSTSTEEIMAAKNTGVATTPVSKLETPKISSAMGTVTATSMMPSAVPQARKASLARFLEKRKERMMISAPYNLGKKSAESAIQNPVMVSSATSAVGTCYLPASKEGNDNKQVRGNHCN comes from the exons ATGGAGAGAGACTTTATGGGTCTGAACTTAAAAGAACCATTGCCTCTTGTTAAGGAAGAGGTTAATTCTGATGGATACAAAGAGATAG GATTTAATAAGGGTTCAGGGATACACTGGCCTTTCTCCAACAAGGTCTCTGCCCTTCCTCATTTGAATTCTTTCAAGGCTTCCCAAGAAGATAAGGCCAAAAGGCTTGTATCTGATTCCTCATTGTCTCCTGGATTCTTGTCCATCTCAACTGCTGATGCATTTGATTCTAAGCAAAAGCAATTTATGGCTGAAACCCAG AAATCGTTCAATCACGACAGGCAAAGTGGGAGTCATTTTACTTTGACTGCTTATCCTGTGCAACATGGTGTGCATTCTATGCATCATCCTCATGACATGAAGATGTTTCCATTCTCCAACTATGCAAGTTCAATTTCCATGAGCAACCCTTTCTTCAAGAATTATCAAGCCACCTCTGGTCAGAATATTGCTGGTGCTACACTGAACCCTCAATTACTTGGAGGAATTCCTGTCGTAAGTCCACAAACAAATCTTCCTACTGTTGGCTTTGTGACTGGGATGACAGAATCATG CGTTAAAGCTTCTCGGTCTCCTCCTCAAATGACCATCTTTTATGCTGGCACAGTGAATGTGTATGATGATGTATCACCTGAGAAG GTCCAGGCTATCATGTTCTTGGCTGGAAATGGATCTTCTATCTCCTCTAACATGGCACAGTCGAACATCCAAGTGCAGACACCAAGCTCAAAGCCTATAGCAACTGATGTTAGTCCTGTGAACCTCAGTGTAACCATACCCCCTTGCTCCCGTCTCTCAAGCCCTGTATCTTTTTCTTCACAAACTGGTGCTCAGTCTGGGAGTGGGTCCACTAGTACTGAAGAAATAATGGCAGCTAAAAACACTGGAGTTGCAACCACTCCTGTCAGTAAACTAGAAACTCCAAAAATTTCAAGTGCAATGGGAACTGTTACTGCGACATCCATGATGCCATCTG CAGTTCCCCAGGCTCGTAAGGCATCATTGGCTCGGTTCTTGGAGAAGCGCAAGGAGAG GATGATGATTTCAGCACCATACAACCTTGGCAAGAAATCTGCCGAATCTGCTATCCAGAATCCAGTGATGGTCTCTTCTGCAACCTCTGCAGTGGGAACCTGTTATCTCCCAGCAAGCAAGGAGGGTAACGACAACAAACAAGTTAGAGGGAATCATTGCAATTGA
- the LOC110601436 gene encoding protein TIFY 6B isoform X2: protein MERDFMGLNLKEPLPLVKEEVNSDGYKEIGFNKGSGIHWPFSNKVSALPHLNSFKASQEDKAKRLVSDSSLSPGFLSISTADAFDSKQKQFMAETQKSFNHDRQSGSHFTLTAYPVQHGVHSMHHPHDMKMFPFSNYASSISMSNPFFKNYQATSGQNIAGATLNPQLLGGIPVVSPQTNLPTVGFVTGMTESCVKASRSPPQMTIFYAGTVNVYDDVSPEKVQAIMFLAGNGSSISSNMAQSNIQVQTPSSKPIATDVSPVNLSVTIPPCSRLSSPVSFSSQTGAQSGSGSTSTEEIMAAKNTGVATTPVSKLETPKISSAMGTVTATSMMPSVPQARKASLARFLEKRKERMMISAPYNLGKKSAESAIQNPVMVSSATSAVGTCYLPASKEGNDNKQVRGNHCN, encoded by the exons ATGGAGAGAGACTTTATGGGTCTGAACTTAAAAGAACCATTGCCTCTTGTTAAGGAAGAGGTTAATTCTGATGGATACAAAGAGATAG GATTTAATAAGGGTTCAGGGATACACTGGCCTTTCTCCAACAAGGTCTCTGCCCTTCCTCATTTGAATTCTTTCAAGGCTTCCCAAGAAGATAAGGCCAAAAGGCTTGTATCTGATTCCTCATTGTCTCCTGGATTCTTGTCCATCTCAACTGCTGATGCATTTGATTCTAAGCAAAAGCAATTTATGGCTGAAACCCAG AAATCGTTCAATCACGACAGGCAAAGTGGGAGTCATTTTACTTTGACTGCTTATCCTGTGCAACATGGTGTGCATTCTATGCATCATCCTCATGACATGAAGATGTTTCCATTCTCCAACTATGCAAGTTCAATTTCCATGAGCAACCCTTTCTTCAAGAATTATCAAGCCACCTCTGGTCAGAATATTGCTGGTGCTACACTGAACCCTCAATTACTTGGAGGAATTCCTGTCGTAAGTCCACAAACAAATCTTCCTACTGTTGGCTTTGTGACTGGGATGACAGAATCATG CGTTAAAGCTTCTCGGTCTCCTCCTCAAATGACCATCTTTTATGCTGGCACAGTGAATGTGTATGATGATGTATCACCTGAGAAG GTCCAGGCTATCATGTTCTTGGCTGGAAATGGATCTTCTATCTCCTCTAACATGGCACAGTCGAACATCCAAGTGCAGACACCAAGCTCAAAGCCTATAGCAACTGATGTTAGTCCTGTGAACCTCAGTGTAACCATACCCCCTTGCTCCCGTCTCTCAAGCCCTGTATCTTTTTCTTCACAAACTGGTGCTCAGTCTGGGAGTGGGTCCACTAGTACTGAAGAAATAATGGCAGCTAAAAACACTGGAGTTGCAACCACTCCTGTCAGTAAACTAGAAACTCCAAAAATTTCAAGTGCAATGGGAACTGTTACTGCGACATCCATGATGCCATCTG TTCCCCAGGCTCGTAAGGCATCATTGGCTCGGTTCTTGGAGAAGCGCAAGGAGAG GATGATGATTTCAGCACCATACAACCTTGGCAAGAAATCTGCCGAATCTGCTATCCAGAATCCAGTGATGGTCTCTTCTGCAACCTCTGCAGTGGGAACCTGTTATCTCCCAGCAAGCAAGGAGGGTAACGACAACAAACAAGTTAGAGGGAATCATTGCAATTGA
- the LOC110601436 gene encoding protein TIFY 6B isoform X3 has protein sequence MERDFMGLNLKEPLPLVKEEVNSDGYKEIGFNKGSGIHWPFSNKVSALPHLNSFKASQEDKAKRLVSDSSLSPGFLSISTADAFDSKQKQFMAETQKSFNHDRQSGSHFTLTAYPVQHGVHSMHHPHDMKMFPFSNYASSISMSNPFFKNYQATSGQNIAGATLNPQLLGGIPVVSPQTNLPTVGFVTGMTESCVKASRSPPQMTIFYAGTVNVYDDVSPEKVQAIMFLAGNGSSISSNMAQSNIQVQTPSSKPIATDVSPVNLSVTIPPCSRLSSPVSFSSQTGAQSGSGSTSTEEIMAAKNTGVATTPVSKLETPKISSAMGTVTATSMMPSG, from the exons ATGGAGAGAGACTTTATGGGTCTGAACTTAAAAGAACCATTGCCTCTTGTTAAGGAAGAGGTTAATTCTGATGGATACAAAGAGATAG GATTTAATAAGGGTTCAGGGATACACTGGCCTTTCTCCAACAAGGTCTCTGCCCTTCCTCATTTGAATTCTTTCAAGGCTTCCCAAGAAGATAAGGCCAAAAGGCTTGTATCTGATTCCTCATTGTCTCCTGGATTCTTGTCCATCTCAACTGCTGATGCATTTGATTCTAAGCAAAAGCAATTTATGGCTGAAACCCAG AAATCGTTCAATCACGACAGGCAAAGTGGGAGTCATTTTACTTTGACTGCTTATCCTGTGCAACATGGTGTGCATTCTATGCATCATCCTCATGACATGAAGATGTTTCCATTCTCCAACTATGCAAGTTCAATTTCCATGAGCAACCCTTTCTTCAAGAATTATCAAGCCACCTCTGGTCAGAATATTGCTGGTGCTACACTGAACCCTCAATTACTTGGAGGAATTCCTGTCGTAAGTCCACAAACAAATCTTCCTACTGTTGGCTTTGTGACTGGGATGACAGAATCATG CGTTAAAGCTTCTCGGTCTCCTCCTCAAATGACCATCTTTTATGCTGGCACAGTGAATGTGTATGATGATGTATCACCTGAGAAG GTCCAGGCTATCATGTTCTTGGCTGGAAATGGATCTTCTATCTCCTCTAACATGGCACAGTCGAACATCCAAGTGCAGACACCAAGCTCAAAGCCTATAGCAACTGATGTTAGTCCTGTGAACCTCAGTGTAACCATACCCCCTTGCTCCCGTCTCTCAAGCCCTGTATCTTTTTCTTCACAAACTGGTGCTCAGTCTGGGAGTGGGTCCACTAGTACTGAAGAAATAATGGCAGCTAAAAACACTGGAGTTGCAACCACTCCTGTCAGTAAACTAGAAACTCCAAAAATTTCAAGTGCAATGGGAACTGTTACTGCGACATCCATGATGCCATCTG GATGA
- the LOC110602678 gene encoding plasmodesmata-located protein 6: protein MSLTITAFASLLTISLLSTPSTSSLVSFVFGGCSQQKYISGSPYESNVNSLLTSLVNSATFNNYNNFTIQSPSSQDTLYGLYQCRGDLSNGDCARCVASAVSQLGTLCLDSCGGALQLDGCFVKYDNTSFLGVEDKTVVLKKCGPTIGYESDSLTRRDALLGYLVANDGSYKPYRVGGSGDIYGVAQCVQDLSASECQDCLSEAVGRLKTDCGPAASGDMYLAKCYVRFSERGAHSHGGDDENNDDEIEKTLAILIGLIAGVALLIVFLSFLRKVCEKGKGGK from the exons ATGTCTCTAACAATCACAGCTTTTGCTTCCCTTCTTACAATCTCCCTACTTTCAACCCCATCAACTTCCTCCCTTGTGTCTTTTGTTTTCGGTGGATGTTCGCAGCAAAAATACATCTCAGGCTCTCCTTATGAATCTAATGTCAACTCTCTACTCACCTCCCTGGTTAACTCAGCCACCTTCAATAATTACAACAACTTCACCATCCAGAGTCCTTCCTCACAGGACACTCTCTACGGCCTCTACCAATGCCGTGGAGACCTCTCCAATGGTGACTGTGCTCGCTGTGTTGCTAGCGCAGTGAGTCAACTCGGCACTCTCTGTCTTGACTCTTGCGGTGGCGCGCTGCAACTCGATGGGTGTTTCGTTAAGTATGATAATACCAGTTTTTTGGGTGTGGAGGACAAGACAGTGGTGTTGAAGAAATGCGGGCCGACGATTGGGTATGAGTCTGACTCGTTGACCAGGCGCGACGCGTTGCTGGGTTACTTGGTAGCCAACGACGGGTCCTACAAGCCTTACAGGGTTGGTGGGTCCGGTGACATCTACGGTGTGGCTCAGTGTGTACAGGATTTAAGTGCGAGTGAATGCCAGGATTGCTTATCGGAGGCGGTCGGACGGCTGAAAACGGACTGTGGGCCGGCCGCTTCGGGTGACATGTACCTCGCCAAGTGCTATGTGCGATTCTCGGAACGCGGGGCTCACTCGCACGGTGGAGATG atGAGAATAATGATGATGAGATAGAGAAGACACTTGCAATCTTAATTGGACTCATTGCTGGGGTTGCTCTACTCATTGTATTCCTTTCTTTCTTGAGAAAAGTgtgtgaaaaaggaaaag GTGGTAAATAG
- the LOC110601777 gene encoding plant UBX domain-containing protein 2 isoform X2: protein MDDMKDKFKGFMKKVNTQLSSSSSGKFKGQGRVLGGSSSASSGSNNPIGSRYYQPDNPKPTPTPSSLNSSSNFKSLPQKTPNSDQNKPAPINNSIPNRKPVDGFDPFDSLITTGKRSQNGSSLNVYECPICGQSYKSEEEVSMHVESCANNNNNDLVDEGNGIGASSGSELQSSVGAYLSGKPPEGSVEVVLRLFRNIVKEPGNAKFRKIRMGNPKIREAVSDVAGGVELLEGVGFELKEEGGEMCAVMEVPNEERLRLINEAIRLLEPTKVEGQVQKIEEKPSVAPSGTGEPVEPKKIDREIRVFFSVPESVAAKIQLPDSFYNLSAEELKREADARKKKIAESQLLIPKSYKEKQAKAARKRYRRTLIRIQFPDGVVLQGVFAPWEPTSALYEFYVTGGY from the exons ATGGATGACATGAAAGACAAGTTCAAGGGTTTCATGAAGAAAGTGAATACACAATTATCATCGTCTTCCTCAGGTAAATTCAAGGGCCAAGGTCGAGTTTTGGGGGGTTCCTCCTCTGCCTCATCCGGATCCAATAACCCCATTGGCTCCCGCTATTATCAACCCGACAACCCAAAGCCAACTCCAACCCCTTCTTCACTCAATTcttcttcaaattttaaatctttacCTCAAAAAACGCCAAATTCTGATCAAAACAAACCTGCTCCTATTAATAACTCAATCCCAAATCGTAAACCCGTTGATGGGTTCGATCCATTTGACTCATTGATCACCACCGGGAAAAGATCTCAAAATGGCAGTTCACTGAATGTGTATGAATGCCCGATTTGTGGGCAATCGTATAAATCAGAAGAAGAGGTCTCTATGCACGTAGAAAGCTGTGCCAATAACAACAACAATGATTTGGTTGATGAAGGAAATGGAATCGGAGCATCCAGTGGTAGTGAATTGCAGTCTTCTGTCGGTGCGTATTTGTCAGGAAAGCCACCGGAGGGGTCTGTGGAAGTTGTGCTTCGACTGTTCAGAAATATTGTTAAGGAGCCTGGTAATGCAAAGTTTAGGAAGATTAGAATGGGGAATCCGAAGATTAGGGAGGCTGTTAGTGATGTTGCAGGCGGGGTTGAATTGTTGGAGGGTGTTGGGTTTGAGTTAAAGGAGGAGGGTGGAGAAATGTGTGCGGTTATGGAAGTCCCTAATGAAGAGAGACTTAGATTGATTAATGAGGCAATTAGGTTATTGGAACCTACAAAGGTAGAGGGGCAGGTGCAGAAGATAGAGGAGAAACCATCTGTCGCTCCATCTGGGACAGGAGAGCCGGTTGAGCCGAAGAAGATTGACAGGGAG ATCCGAGTCTTCTTCTCTGTCCCTGAAAGTGTAGCAGCAAAAATTCAGCTGCCAGATTCATTTTACAATCTGTCTGCTGAAGAGCTGAAAAGAGAAGCCGATGCAAGGAAGAAAAAAATTGCAGAATCTCAGCTTTTGATTCCTAAGTCTTACAAGGAGAAGCAGGCAAAAGCCGCCAGGAAGAGGTACAGAAGAACCCTTATACGTATCCAATTTCCTGATGGAGTGGTGCTTCAGGGTGTCTTTGCTCCTTGGGAACCAACTAGTGCTCTCTATGAG TTCTACGTAACAGGTGGTTACTAG
- the LOC110601777 gene encoding plant UBX domain-containing protein 2 isoform X3, with product MDDMKDKFKGFMKKVNTQLSSSSSGKFKGQGRVLGGSSSASSGSNNPIGSRYYQPDNPKPTPTPSSLNSSSNFKSLPQKTPNSDQNKPAPINNSIPNRKPVDGFDPFDSLITTGKRSQNGSSLNVYECPICGQSYKSEEEVSMHVESCANNNNNDLVDEGNGIGASSGSELQSSVGAYLSGKPPEGSVEVVLRLFRNIVKEPGNAKFRKIRMGNPKIREAVSDVAGGVELLEGVGFELKEEGGEMCAVMEVPNEERLRLINEAIRLLEPTKVEGQVQKIEEKPSVAPSGTGEPVEPKKIDREIRVFFSVPESVAAKIQLPDSFYNLSAEELKREADARKKKIAESQLLIPKSYKEKQAKAARKRYRRTLIRIQFPDGVVLQGVFAPWEPTSALYEVKA from the exons ATGGATGACATGAAAGACAAGTTCAAGGGTTTCATGAAGAAAGTGAATACACAATTATCATCGTCTTCCTCAGGTAAATTCAAGGGCCAAGGTCGAGTTTTGGGGGGTTCCTCCTCTGCCTCATCCGGATCCAATAACCCCATTGGCTCCCGCTATTATCAACCCGACAACCCAAAGCCAACTCCAACCCCTTCTTCACTCAATTcttcttcaaattttaaatctttacCTCAAAAAACGCCAAATTCTGATCAAAACAAACCTGCTCCTATTAATAACTCAATCCCAAATCGTAAACCCGTTGATGGGTTCGATCCATTTGACTCATTGATCACCACCGGGAAAAGATCTCAAAATGGCAGTTCACTGAATGTGTATGAATGCCCGATTTGTGGGCAATCGTATAAATCAGAAGAAGAGGTCTCTATGCACGTAGAAAGCTGTGCCAATAACAACAACAATGATTTGGTTGATGAAGGAAATGGAATCGGAGCATCCAGTGGTAGTGAATTGCAGTCTTCTGTCGGTGCGTATTTGTCAGGAAAGCCACCGGAGGGGTCTGTGGAAGTTGTGCTTCGACTGTTCAGAAATATTGTTAAGGAGCCTGGTAATGCAAAGTTTAGGAAGATTAGAATGGGGAATCCGAAGATTAGGGAGGCTGTTAGTGATGTTGCAGGCGGGGTTGAATTGTTGGAGGGTGTTGGGTTTGAGTTAAAGGAGGAGGGTGGAGAAATGTGTGCGGTTATGGAAGTCCCTAATGAAGAGAGACTTAGATTGATTAATGAGGCAATTAGGTTATTGGAACCTACAAAGGTAGAGGGGCAGGTGCAGAAGATAGAGGAGAAACCATCTGTCGCTCCATCTGGGACAGGAGAGCCGGTTGAGCCGAAGAAGATTGACAGGGAG ATCCGAGTCTTCTTCTCTGTCCCTGAAAGTGTAGCAGCAAAAATTCAGCTGCCAGATTCATTTTACAATCTGTCTGCTGAAGAGCTGAAAAGAGAAGCCGATGCAAGGAAGAAAAAAATTGCAGAATCTCAGCTTTTGATTCCTAAGTCTTACAAGGAGAAGCAGGCAAAAGCCGCCAGGAAGAGGTACAGAAGAACCCTTATACGTATCCAATTTCCTGATGGAGTGGTGCTTCAGGGTGTCTTTGCTCCTTGGGAACCAACTAGTGCTCTCTATGAG GTGAAGGCATGA
- the LOC110601777 gene encoding plant UBX domain-containing protein 2 isoform X1 — MDDMKDKFKGFMKKVNTQLSSSSSGKFKGQGRVLGGSSSASSGSNNPIGSRYYQPDNPKPTPTPSSLNSSSNFKSLPQKTPNSDQNKPAPINNSIPNRKPVDGFDPFDSLITTGKRSQNGSSLNVYECPICGQSYKSEEEVSMHVESCANNNNNDLVDEGNGIGASSGSELQSSVGAYLSGKPPEGSVEVVLRLFRNIVKEPGNAKFRKIRMGNPKIREAVSDVAGGVELLEGVGFELKEEGGEMCAVMEVPNEERLRLINEAIRLLEPTKVEGQVQKIEEKPSVAPSGTGEPVEPKKIDREIRVFFSVPESVAAKIQLPDSFYNLSAEELKREADARKKKIAESQLLIPKSYKEKQAKAARKRYRRTLIRIQFPDGVVLQGVFAPWEPTSALYEFVSASLKDPSLEFELLDPVLVKRRVIPHFPGAGERGSTLEDEELVPSALIKFRPVETDSCVFTGLCNELLEISEPLN; from the exons ATGGATGACATGAAAGACAAGTTCAAGGGTTTCATGAAGAAAGTGAATACACAATTATCATCGTCTTCCTCAGGTAAATTCAAGGGCCAAGGTCGAGTTTTGGGGGGTTCCTCCTCTGCCTCATCCGGATCCAATAACCCCATTGGCTCCCGCTATTATCAACCCGACAACCCAAAGCCAACTCCAACCCCTTCTTCACTCAATTcttcttcaaattttaaatctttacCTCAAAAAACGCCAAATTCTGATCAAAACAAACCTGCTCCTATTAATAACTCAATCCCAAATCGTAAACCCGTTGATGGGTTCGATCCATTTGACTCATTGATCACCACCGGGAAAAGATCTCAAAATGGCAGTTCACTGAATGTGTATGAATGCCCGATTTGTGGGCAATCGTATAAATCAGAAGAAGAGGTCTCTATGCACGTAGAAAGCTGTGCCAATAACAACAACAATGATTTGGTTGATGAAGGAAATGGAATCGGAGCATCCAGTGGTAGTGAATTGCAGTCTTCTGTCGGTGCGTATTTGTCAGGAAAGCCACCGGAGGGGTCTGTGGAAGTTGTGCTTCGACTGTTCAGAAATATTGTTAAGGAGCCTGGTAATGCAAAGTTTAGGAAGATTAGAATGGGGAATCCGAAGATTAGGGAGGCTGTTAGTGATGTTGCAGGCGGGGTTGAATTGTTGGAGGGTGTTGGGTTTGAGTTAAAGGAGGAGGGTGGAGAAATGTGTGCGGTTATGGAAGTCCCTAATGAAGAGAGACTTAGATTGATTAATGAGGCAATTAGGTTATTGGAACCTACAAAGGTAGAGGGGCAGGTGCAGAAGATAGAGGAGAAACCATCTGTCGCTCCATCTGGGACAGGAGAGCCGGTTGAGCCGAAGAAGATTGACAGGGAG ATCCGAGTCTTCTTCTCTGTCCCTGAAAGTGTAGCAGCAAAAATTCAGCTGCCAGATTCATTTTACAATCTGTCTGCTGAAGAGCTGAAAAGAGAAGCCGATGCAAGGAAGAAAAAAATTGCAGAATCTCAGCTTTTGATTCCTAAGTCTTACAAGGAGAAGCAGGCAAAAGCCGCCAGGAAGAGGTACAGAAGAACCCTTATACGTATCCAATTTCCTGATGGAGTGGTGCTTCAGGGTGTCTTTGCTCCTTGGGAACCAACTAGTGCTCTCTATGAG TTTGTGAGCGCATCATTGAAGGACCCCAGTTTGGAGTTTGAACTGTTAGATCCTGTACTGGTCAAACGACGGGTAATACCTCATTTTCCTGGTGCAGGAGAGAGAGGCTCTACACTGGAAGATGAAGAATTGGTTCCTTCAGCTCTCATCAAGTTCAGGCCTGTTGAAACTGACTCTTGTGTCTTCACAGGCCTCTGTAATGAACTCCTCGAGATTAGTGAACCACTTAATTGA